From one Xiphophorus hellerii strain 12219 chromosome 18, Xiphophorus_hellerii-4.1, whole genome shotgun sequence genomic stretch:
- the LOC116708123 gene encoding extracellular calcium-sensing receptor-like — MGVSALCLGLALALSLLDVDMIVGLVESANRLEKSVGLPSSDAGFMATQSSVCTLQGGAHTPAFSEDGDYLIGGVYSIHHNMHKLDNNYNTAPQTLSCIGSVDPRGLRLTRAMIFAIEEINNSTELLPGVKLGYQIHDSCASVPVAMHAAIQLLNGNDSVFNSGDNCSHSGVVMAVVGEFGSTASMSISRVTGPFNIPLVSPYSTCACLSDKKQYPNFFRTIPSDQFQADALAKLVKHFGWTWIGAVRSDSDYGNNGMAAFLDVALREGICVEYSEAFYRTNPRSKIKRVADIIRRSTSKVVVAFTAIGDMKILLEELAQEPPPPRQWVGSEAWITEPQLLSYTFCAGAIGVAIQQSVMPGFRDFLLDLSPSEVRGSSVLTEFWEDAFNCSLTESNRTSKRMCNGQEDLTTLQSPYTDTSQLRISNMMYKAVYAIAHAIHNALFQKVNFTLLQTQRLESKEVFTELKQVNFSQNGYHVSFDANGDPVAFYELVNWQKNERGAIEPVTVGFYDASLPEGQKFRINRKITWVEGGTQVPVSVCSESCPPGTRKVLQKGKPICCYDCIPCPEGEISNMTDSPDCFPCPREFWPNAKRDACFPKPVEFLSFDEVLSIILATVSISGACLAIITAVIFFHHRTTPIVRANNSELSFLLLFSLTLCFLCSLTFIGAPSEWSCMLRHTAFGITFVLCISCVLGKTIVVLMAFKATLPGSNTMKWFGPVQQRMTVVSFTFIQVIICIIWLVVSPPFPVKNLTTYKEKIILECALGSAVGFWAVLGYIGLLAVFCFVLAVLARKLPDNFNEAKMITFSMLIFCAVWITFIPAYVSSPGKFTVAVEIFAILASSFGLILCIFAPKCFIILIQPEKNTKKYLMNKN, encoded by the exons ATGGGAGTCTCAGCTTTGTGTCTTGGCCTGGCATTGGCTCTGAGTCTGCTTGATGTGGACATGATTGTTGGTCTTGTTGAATCTGCCAATAGGCTGGAAAAATCAGTGGGTCTTCCATCCAGCGATGCTGGTTTTATGGCTACGCAGTCTTCAGTGTGCACCCTGCAGGGTGGCGCTCATACGCCTGCATTCTCTGAGGATGGGGACTACCTCATTGGAGGTGTTTATTCTATCCACCACAACATGCACAAACTGGACAACAACTACAACACAGCTCCTCAGACTCTAAGCTGCATAGGGAG TGTGGACCCCCGTGGTTTGCGCCTCACTCGAGCAATGATCTTTGCCATTGAGGAGATCAATAACAGCACAGAGCTGCTGCCAGGAGTCAAACTCGGATATCAAATCCACGACTCGTGTGCCTCGGTCCCCGTGGCCATGCATGCAGCAATTCAGCTGCTAAACGGCAATGACTCTGTGTTTAATTCAGGCGACAACTGTTCTCACTCTGGTGTGGTGATGGCTGTCGTTGGTGAGTTTGGATCCACGGCGTCCATGAGCATATCACGTGTTACGGGACCATTTAACATTCCCCTG gtgaGTCCCTACTCCACGTGTGCCTGCCTTTCAGATAAGAAACAGTATCCAAATTTTTTCAGAACCATTCCCAGTGATCAGTTTCAAGCTGATGCTCTGGCCAAGCTGGTGAAACACTTTGGTTGGACTTGGATTGGAGCCGTCCGGTCGGACTCAGATTATGGAAATAACGGCATGGCAGCTTTTCTAGACGTCGCACTCCGAGAGGGGATCTGCGTGGAGTACTCTGAAGCCTTTTATCGGACCAACCCGCGCAGCAAAATCAAAAGAGTTGCCGATATTATCAGAAG GTCAACATCAAAAGTTGTGGTGGCTTTTACAGCAATTGGAGACATGAAGATCCTGTTAGAGGAGCTGGCTCAGGAGCCTCCTCCGCCTCGCCAGTGGGTTGGAAGTGAGGCCTGGATAACCGAACCACAACTGCTGAGCTACACTTTCTGTGCGGGCGCCATCGGAGTCGCCATCCAGCAATCTGTCATGCCTGGCTTTAGAGACTTCCTCCTGGATCTCTCTCCATCAGAAGTGCGTGGCTCTTCAGTGCTGACTGAATTCTGGGAGGATGCGTTCAACTGCAGCCTGACAGAAa gTAACCGTACATCCAAAAGAATGTGTAATGGACAAGAGGACTTGACGACACTCCAGAGTCCGTACACTGATACATCTCAGCTGAGGATATCAAACATGATGTACAAGGCTGTTTATGCAATAGCACATGCTATTCATAATGCATTgtttcaaaaagtaaatttcacCCTTCTTCAAACCCAAAGGCTGGAGTCAAAAGAG GTTTTTACTGAGCTTAAGCAAGTTAACTTTTCCCAAAATGGTTACCATGTGTCATTTGATGCGAATGGGGATCCAGTGGCTTTTTATGAACTGGTGAACTGGCAGAAGAATGAGAGAGGAGCCATTGAGCCGGTGACTGTGGGGTTTTATGACGCATCGTTGCCAGAAGGCCAGAAGTTTCGTATCAACAGGAAAATAACCTGGGTCGAAGGTGGCACTCAA GTTCCAGTGTCAGTTTGCTCAGAGAGTTGTCCTCCAGGAACTCGTAAAGTGTTGCAGAAAGGAAAACCAATCTGCTGCTATGACTGTATACCATGTCCTGAAGGAGAGATCAGTAATATGACAG aTTCTCCTGATTGCTTCCCATGTCCCAGAGAGTTCTGGCCAAATGCAAAGAGAGATGCTTGTTTCCCCAAACCTGTGGAGTTTCTTTCCTTCGATGAAGTCCTGTCAATCATCCTGGCTACAGTTTCCATCAGTGGAGCCTGTCTGGCCATCATTACAGCAGTGATTTTCTTCCATCACAGAACAACTCCAATTGTCAGAGCCAACAACTCTGAGctgagcttcctgctgctcttctctCTGACTCTGTGTTTCTTATGTTCACTAACTTTCATTGGAGCCCCCTCTGAGTGGTCCTGCATGCTGCGGCACACAGCGTTTGGCATCACATTTGTTCTCTGTATCTCCTGTGTTCTTGGGAAAACTATAGTGGTTCTAATGGCCTTTAAAGCTACACTTCCTGGTAGTAATACAATGAAATGGTTTGGTCCTGTACAACAAAGAATGACTGTAGTGTCGTTTACATTTATTCAAGTTATAATATGTATCATTTGGTTGGTTGTGAGTCCTCCCTTCCCAGTGAAAAATCTGACCACCTACAAGGAGAAGATCATCCTGGAATGTGCGTTAGGCTCTGCTGTTGGTTTCTGGGCTGTGCTCGGCTACATCGGCCTGCTGgctgtgttttgctttgtgttagcTGTTCTAGCTCGGAAGCTACCTGATAATTTTAACGAAGCCAAGATGATAACCTTCAGCATGTTGATATTCTGTGCAGTCTGGATCACCTTCATCCCAGCTTATGTCAGCTCTCCTGGAAAATTTACTGTGGCTGTGGAGATATTTGCTATTCTGGCCTCCAGTTTTGGACTGATACTGTGTATATTTGCTCCAAagtgtttcattattttgattcagccagaaaaaaacaccaagaaat atttaatgaataaaaactaa